In Streptomyces sp. NBC_00341, the DNA window CTCGACGAGACGCTGCGGCGGGTGGAGCCCAAGGACGGCGAGATCGTGGCGCTGAAACCGGACCTGACCAGGATCATCAGCTGGCAGGTCTTCGGGATCGTCCCGGTCCGCTGGCAGGGACCGTCCTTCGACCCCGCACGGTCGGAGGCAGCGGTGGAGACCCTGGAGATCGCCCACCAGGGGCTGCGCCCTTCCTGACCCCGACCGGCCTCCGGACTCAACCCCCGGACTCAACCCCCGGCCCCCGCCCCCGTATCCGCCCTCGTATCCGCACCGGAAAGGAACTCCAGGCATGTCGCCAGCGGTGCGCTCAAGCCGGGCCAGAGCCCAGCTGACCCTGAAGGAGCCCCCGGCCTCGGTCGGCGCGAAACCCGGTGGGACGGTCGCGCAGCTCGACCTCCAGTTCAACCCCTCCACCCTGGAGCTGCGCAAGACCACCGAGTGGCGGCGCTCCCCGTCCCGGATGGCAGGACAGTCGGCGCTGCCCGAGTTCGTCGGGAGCGGACCCCGCACGCTGAGCCTCGAAGTGTTCCTGGACGCCACCGCCACCCACGACAACTCCGTGGAGCAGGCGGTGGAGAAGCTGATGAAGGCGTGCGTGCCGACACCGGCGAGCCTGGGCCGCAAGAAACCGGCCAGCCCGTGGGTCCGGTTCGAATGGGGCACCGCGCGGACGACCGCGTTCGACGGGGTGCTGTCCAGCCTGTCGGTGAGTTACACCCTGTTCGATGTGGACGGCAAGCCGCTGCGGGCCACCTGCGCGCTGTCCATCGAGGAGGCGAGCGTCGACACGGCGGGCCAGAACCCGACGTCCGGTGCGCGCACCGCCCGCAGTACGCACACGGTCGTGGCGGGGGACAGCCTCGCCATGCTGGCCTGGCGGGAGTACGGCGACCCGACGGCCTGGCGGGTCATCGCGGAGGCGAACGGAATAGACGACCCCATGGAGCTCCCGCCCGGCACCGAACTGGTGGTTCCGGCGCTGCTGGACACGGACAGTGAGGAGGACCGGTGAGCACGACCGAGGCACAGGGCAGCCGCTCGTTCGCGGCGGACCCCGTCGTGGAGACGCCCGCAGAGCTCCCCAAGGTCTGGGCCGCCCAGTTGGTGAGCTGCGTGGTGGACGAGAGTGTGGGCCTGCCCGACGCGGCGGTGCTCACCTTCCGGGACCCCGATCACGAGTTCCTCCAGGCGACCGGCATCACCATCGGCACCCCGCTGCGGGTCTCGGTGGTGACCGCCTCGGGGCAGGCGCGGGAGCGGCTGTTCAACGGTGAGGTGACGGCCCTGGAGCTGGACGCGGACCGTACGGGCTCGTTCACGGTGGTGCGCGGGTACTCCAAGGCTCACCGGCTGCAGCGGGGCCGCAAGGTGGTGGCGTACCGGAACATGACGGCGGCCGCGATCGTCCGCAAGGTGGCCGCCGGGGCCGGGTTGGCCTGCGGAACCGTGCAGGCCGCACCGGTCACGTACCAGCAGCTCTCGCAGGCGAACGTGTCCGACTGGGACTTCCTGCAGTACCTGGCGGGTGAGAGCGGTGCGCAGGTGCGCGTCGACGAAAAGGGCCTGCTCCAGTTCACCAGGCCGCAGAAGGCGTCCGGCGCGCCCGCGCCGTCGACCTCGGCGACCAAGAACCCGATGGTGCTCGAGTACGGCCGGAACCTCCTCGCGCTGCGGGCCTCGCTGTCGGCGGCGGACAGCGCGGCCTCGGTCGAGGTGCGCGGCTGGGACGTCAGGACGAAGCGGCCCCTGGTGGCGCGGAACCCGTCGGTGATCAGTGACACAGCGGTGCCGGGCCTGAGTCCGTCGGCGAGCGCCAGGTTCGGCAAGGCGAAGCTGACCGTCACGGACACCCCGTACCGCACCCAGGCGGAGACGACGGCGGTGGCGGATGCGACGGCCGCCCAGGTCAGCGCCGGATTCGGGGAGCTGGAGGCGGTGGCCGAGGGCAATCCCCGGCTGCGGGCCGGCAAGCCCGTGGCCCTCGGCAACGTCGGGCAGGCGTTCTCCGGCCGGTACACGGCGACGGCCGTACAGCACGTCCTGGAGCCGCACGAGGGCTACCGCACCACCGTCTGGGTCGGCGCGGGCCCGGACCGCTCCCTGACGGGCCTGGTGACCGGCGGGCCGGACCGTGGCCCCCGGATGCCGGGGCTGGCGATCGGCGTGGTGACGGACGTACGCGAGCCGGACGGTGCGGAGCGCGGCGCGGTCCGGCTGAAGTTCCCCTGGCTGGACGAGAGTTACGTTACCGACTGGGTGCGCACCGTGCAGTGGGGCGGCGTCGGCGGGGGAGGGGTGTTGAGCGCGGAGGTCAACGACGAGGTCCTGGTCGGGTTCGAACAGGGCCTGCTGGACAGCCCGTACGTCATCGGGGGGCTGTACAACGGCGTGGACCTGCCGTCGCCCCATGACGTCCCGCTGATCGACCGGACCAGTGGCAAGGTCAACCGCCGCTCGGTGGTGTCGCGTTCGGGACACCGGGTGGAACTGCTGGACGCGCGGGCACCCGGCCCGTCCGGGCTGCGGCTGATGACCGCCGACGAGCGCCTCGAAGTACGCCTCGACGACCGCCGGGACCGGATCGAGCTGACCGTCTACGCGGGGCGTGGCCGCCCCCTCGCCTCCGTGGTGCTCGACAAGGACGGCATCACACTGGACGCGAAGCTGGGCAAGGTGAACGTGCGAGGCAGACAGGTGGACATCGACGGCACCGACGGTGTGCGGATCGGGGGCCGTTCCGTGCAGGTCAACGGCACGACGGATGTCACGGTCGACGGCGGTCTGCTGGGCGTCCTCAAGGCCCGGCTCATCCGGATCAACTGAGAGCCCACCACATGTGGCGCCCCGCCGCAGCCCTCGCAGTTCCCCCCACACCCACCCGACCGAATCCGCGACCGGCCTCCGGGCCCAGGACCTTCCGCAAGGAGTGCCGTATGCCAGCCGCAGCCCGTACCGGCGACCCCACCAGCCACGGTGGTGTGATCGCCACTGCGCCGCCCGGCGCCGCCGCCGCGGTGATGCGGGTGCTGATCGGCGGCCGTCCCGCCGCCGTCGTCGGCAGCCTCCACACCTGCCCGATCCCCCCGCACGCCCTGCTGGGGCCGGCCAACGTGATACTGCCCGACCCGGCCGCGCTCGCCTCGGGCACGGTACTGATCGGCGGGCTGCCGGCCGCGCGGGCGGGCGACCGCACGGCGTGCTCCGGGAACATCCTGACCGGCGCCCAGAACGTCCGCATCGGGGGCATGTGATGAGCGAGCGGTTCATCGGGC includes these proteins:
- a CDS encoding LysM peptidoglycan-binding domain-containing protein, translating into MSPAVRSSRARAQLTLKEPPASVGAKPGGTVAQLDLQFNPSTLELRKTTEWRRSPSRMAGQSALPEFVGSGPRTLSLEVFLDATATHDNSVEQAVEKLMKACVPTPASLGRKKPASPWVRFEWGTARTTAFDGVLSSLSVSYTLFDVDGKPLRATCALSIEEASVDTAGQNPTSGARTARSTHTVVAGDSLAMLAWREYGDPTAWRVIAEANGIDDPMELPPGTELVVPALLDTDSEEDR
- a CDS encoding VgrG-related protein, with translation MSTTEAQGSRSFAADPVVETPAELPKVWAAQLVSCVVDESVGLPDAAVLTFRDPDHEFLQATGITIGTPLRVSVVTASGQARERLFNGEVTALELDADRTGSFTVVRGYSKAHRLQRGRKVVAYRNMTAAAIVRKVAAGAGLACGTVQAAPVTYQQLSQANVSDWDFLQYLAGESGAQVRVDEKGLLQFTRPQKASGAPAPSTSATKNPMVLEYGRNLLALRASLSAADSAASVEVRGWDVRTKRPLVARNPSVISDTAVPGLSPSASARFGKAKLTVTDTPYRTQAETTAVADATAAQVSAGFGELEAVAEGNPRLRAGKPVALGNVGQAFSGRYTATAVQHVLEPHEGYRTTVWVGAGPDRSLTGLVTGGPDRGPRMPGLAIGVVTDVREPDGAERGAVRLKFPWLDESYVTDWVRTVQWGGVGGGGVLSAEVNDEVLVGFEQGLLDSPYVIGGLYNGVDLPSPHDVPLIDRTSGKVNRRSVVSRSGHRVELLDARAPGPSGLRLMTADERLEVRLDDRRDRIELTVYAGRGRPLASVVLDKDGITLDAKLGKVNVRGRQVDIDGTDGVRIGGRSVQVNGTTDVTVDGGLLGVLKARLIRIN
- a CDS encoding PAAR domain-containing protein; translation: MPAAARTGDPTSHGGVIATAPPGAAAAVMRVLIGGRPAAVVGSLHTCPIPPHALLGPANVILPDPAALASGTVLIGGLPAARAGDRTACSGNILTGAQNVRIGGM